A single region of the Myripristis murdjan chromosome 3, fMyrMur1.1, whole genome shotgun sequence genome encodes:
- the LOC115357191 gene encoding cell surface A33 antigen-like encodes MERTVFSLTLLCLVLSRAGALEVAIPQDVYEAARGDNITLPCSFIPGIAITPKTLVVVTWTAEAEAADAKESQVLVYYSTGITDVAPKYERRASADIDIAKGKANLKLNSITLQENKEFQCRVQIPRDDEGTLADTTRLVVLVAPSKPNCKIQGKAEYGQNINLTCVSEEGSPTPTYKWESRDVRDMPRVPDPRTTDKGGILSLYNISRETSGYYICTARNKIRSATCNITVTVMPPSMNIGSTAGIIGGVVAALIVLIIIIYCCCCRKKGDKDEEYTMAPVQEGEHLDKERARNGESLRDDRREDAHSDYDDSRSPADRRDRYEDRYESDHRSDYDDRRSDYDDRRSDYNDRRRDYDDRRSDYDDRRSDYDDRRNDYSDRRERYDDRHYDDERRDRRYDDERYDEPYDERDRDRPPSVPPNKPSRVDYDD; translated from the exons ATGGAGCGGACGGTTTTTTCTTTGACCCTACTGTGTCTTG TATTGTCAAGAGCTGGGGCCCTCGAGGTAGCAATACCACAAGATGTGTATGAGGCTGCCAGAGGTGACAACATTACGCTGCCCTGCAGCTTCATACCAGGGATCGCCATAACCCCTAAAACCCTGGTCGTTGTCACCTGGACTGCTGAGGCTGAAGCAGCTGATGCTAAAGAG TCCCAAGTCCTTGTCTACTATTCTACTGGCATCACTGACGTCGCACCCAAATATGAGCGCCGAGCGTCTGCGGACATAGACATTGCCAAAGGAAAGGCCAACCTGAAACTGAACTCCATCACACTACAAGAAAACAAGGAGTTTCAGTGTCGTGTCCAGATCCCACGCGATGATGAGGGCACGCTGGCTGATACAACACGTTTGGTGGTGCTGG TGGCTCCGTCTAAGCCCAACTGTAAGATCCAGGGTAAGGCAGAGTATGGCCAGAACATCAACTTGACCTGTGTGTCTGAGGAGGGCTCCCCGACGCCTACGTACAAGTGGGAAAGTCGTGATGTCAGAGACATGCCTCGTGTTCCAGACCCCAGGACCACCGACA AGGGAGGCATCCTGTCTCTTTACAATATCTCCAGAGAAACATCAGGATACTACATCTGCACCGCCAGGAACAAGATCCGCTCTGCCACCTGCAACATCACCGTCACAGTCATGCCAC CTTCCATGAACATTGGCTCCACCGCAGGCATCATAGGTGGGGTCGTGGCAGCTTTGATCgtactcatcatcatcatctattGTTGCTGTTGCCGGAAGAAGGGCGACAAAGATGAAGAATACACCATGGCACC AGTTCAAGAAGGAGAGCACCTCGACAAAGAGCGTGCGAGAAATGGCGAGAGCCTCCGTGACGACAGGCGTGAGGATGCACACAGTGATTATGATGACTCCAGGAGCCCCGCTGATCGCCGCGACCGCTATGAGGATCGGTATGAGTCAGACCACCGCAGTGACTACGATGATCGCCGCAGCGATTACGATGACCGCCGCAGCGACTACAATGACCGCCGCCGTGACTACGACGATCGCCGCAGCGACTACGACGATCGCCGCAGCGACTACGACGACCGCCGCAATGATTATTCCGACCGACGTGAGCGGTACGACGACAGACACTACGACGATGAGCGCAGAGACCGGCGCTACGATGATGAGCGCTATGATGAGCCGTATGATGAGCGTGACCGCGACCGACCACCCAGTGTGCCACCCAACAAGCCATCTAGGGTGGATTATGATGACTAA